The Amycolatopsis mongoliensis genome includes a window with the following:
- a CDS encoding bifunctional 3-(3-hydroxy-phenyl)propionate/3-hydroxycinnamic acid hydroxylase — translation MTDRVQVAIVGAGPVGATAANLLGTYGVTTLIIDREPDVVTYPRAIGVDDETLRTFQTVGLADEVLRSAIQNVPLKFFDASGRCLADIRPTAQDYGWYKRNIFLQPEAEAVLRRGLDRFPHVQVMLGTELRQIRQDADGVTLTLAGSREVRADYVIAADGGRSSVRGLLGIPLEGATHPRKWVVIDCANDPLDAPYTALHCDPRRPYVCAHLPDDRRRWEFMLFPGEDADEMLAPDRVRDLLRHHVADPEVVEVVRARVYTHHSRIATRFTDGRIALAGDAAHLMPPWAGQGMNTGIRDVTNLCWKLAATVRDQAGHALLGTYDRERRPHARAMIELSTTLGRILSPTRRSLAHARNWFLRAASLAPAVKRWVLEMRFKPIPHYRGGFVAGADVPGVGRMFVQPRVETATGTHPRLDDVLGPWFAVIGFECDPLAGLGDAELGAMKIFNPRIVKIVESRAGERHHEQHCVDPGTIVVEDVHNELRPWFRSRGRDVVLVRPDRYVAALTTADALGSAIMNLAEQFGSAQR, via the coding sequence GTGACCGACCGCGTCCAGGTCGCGATCGTGGGCGCCGGGCCGGTCGGGGCCACCGCGGCCAACCTGCTCGGCACCTACGGCGTCACCACGCTGATCATCGACCGCGAACCCGACGTCGTCACCTATCCGCGGGCAATCGGCGTGGACGACGAAACCCTGCGCACTTTCCAGACCGTCGGCCTCGCCGACGAAGTGCTGCGCAGCGCCATCCAGAACGTGCCGTTGAAGTTCTTCGACGCCTCCGGGCGCTGCCTGGCCGACATCCGTCCCACGGCCCAGGACTACGGCTGGTACAAGCGGAACATCTTCCTGCAGCCCGAAGCGGAGGCTGTTCTGCGACGCGGCCTGGACCGGTTTCCCCACGTCCAGGTCATGCTCGGCACGGAACTGCGGCAGATCCGGCAGGACGCCGACGGCGTGACGCTCACCCTGGCCGGCTCCCGCGAAGTCCGCGCGGACTACGTGATCGCGGCTGACGGTGGCCGCAGTTCCGTGCGCGGCCTGCTCGGCATCCCCCTCGAAGGCGCGACCCACCCACGCAAGTGGGTGGTCATCGACTGCGCCAACGATCCCCTGGACGCCCCGTACACCGCGTTGCACTGCGACCCGCGCCGCCCGTACGTCTGCGCCCACCTACCGGACGACCGCCGCCGCTGGGAATTCATGCTCTTCCCGGGCGAGGACGCCGACGAAATGCTCGCGCCGGACCGCGTTCGCGACCTCCTCCGGCACCACGTCGCCGACCCCGAGGTCGTCGAGGTCGTCCGCGCCCGGGTCTACACACACCACTCCCGCATCGCCACCCGCTTCACCGACGGCCGCATCGCACTGGCCGGAGACGCCGCGCACCTGATGCCGCCGTGGGCCGGGCAGGGCATGAACACCGGCATCCGCGACGTCACCAACCTCTGCTGGAAGCTCGCGGCGACCGTCCGCGACCAGGCCGGTCACGCGCTTCTCGGCACCTACGACCGGGAACGCCGGCCGCACGCCCGCGCGATGATCGAGCTGTCCACCACGCTCGGCCGCATCCTCAGTCCGACGCGGCGATCCCTGGCGCACGCGCGCAACTGGTTCCTCCGCGCGGCTTCCCTCGCCCCGGCGGTCAAACGGTGGGTGCTCGAGATGCGCTTCAAGCCGATCCCCCACTACCGGGGCGGGTTCGTGGCCGGTGCGGACGTCCCGGGCGTGGGCCGCATGTTCGTCCAGCCACGGGTCGAGACGGCCACGGGTACCCACCCCCGCCTCGACGACGTGCTCGGGCCGTGGTTCGCCGTGATCGGATTCGAGTGCGACCCGCTGGCCGGGCTCGGCGACGCCGAGCTCGGCGCGATGAAGATCTTCAACCCGCGGATCGTCAAGATCGTCGAATCACGAGCCGGCGAACGCCACCACGAACAGCACTGCGTCGACCCGGGCACCATTGTCGTCGAAGACGTGCACAACGAGCTTCGCCCATGGTTCCGCTCCCGTGGCCGTGACGTCGTGCTCGTCCGCCCTGACCGCTATGTCGCGGCGTTGACCACCGCGGACGCCCTCGGTTCGGCAATCATGAACCTGGCCGAGCAGTTCGGCAGCGCACAACGGTGA
- a CDS encoding APC family permease: MDSGGETTPAALGTRRLGLGQVVAQSLGTNSPVFNAVTFLPLIAGGARGHAGAGGAIPLSVLLSAVAAFGVAWTLSRFSRQVDATGSCYLYISRSFGDRAGTAFGSLNYFSIVLGPLTPLIFGGYVEDFLGSRFGLHVPWWLLSLALVAVVGVVLMLGVSISTRAQLVWSLVSMLAIVAFSALVIIRGLGAGTVPAHAPFDVGSANGGWLGVVWGMLYGLFIFTGFESAQNLSEETPNPRRSIPRAMLIVVGLTSVYYLIVAYATVIGFGSDGGAIARDAAPLLTLAAPGSFGASWLADLLTVMLLFDIFSLTVATCVYGSRGLFALARDGRLPAAFTRVSRKRRIPVLGTAVPVVWMAVLVIATHVTAPLFSPAQEGAPEFVPVFSWIGGAQSLITVIIWGILCLGAFGWLRRRDSRPAVLVAAAGIAVLGTGGALFASLDHAEASVYVALALVIAYLIFSFLQTTIQRRRGQFTLSTARLASSEELTN, from the coding sequence ATGGATAGCGGCGGCGAAACGACGCCGGCAGCCCTCGGCACTCGCAGGCTTGGCCTCGGCCAGGTCGTCGCCCAGTCGCTGGGCACCAACTCCCCGGTGTTCAACGCGGTGACGTTCCTCCCGCTCATCGCGGGCGGCGCCAGAGGCCACGCCGGAGCGGGCGGCGCCATCCCGTTGTCGGTCCTGCTCTCCGCCGTGGCCGCGTTCGGCGTGGCCTGGACCCTCTCCCGGTTCTCGCGGCAGGTGGACGCCACCGGCTCGTGCTACCTCTACATCAGCCGCTCGTTCGGCGACCGCGCCGGTACCGCGTTCGGTTCGCTGAACTACTTCAGCATCGTTCTCGGCCCCCTGACACCGCTCATCTTCGGCGGCTACGTCGAGGACTTCCTCGGCAGCCGGTTCGGCCTGCACGTCCCGTGGTGGCTGCTCAGCCTCGCGCTCGTCGCGGTGGTCGGCGTGGTGCTCATGCTCGGGGTGAGCATCTCCACCCGGGCCCAGCTGGTGTGGTCGCTGGTGTCGATGCTGGCGATCGTCGCGTTCTCGGCCTTGGTGATCATCCGGGGCCTCGGCGCGGGGACGGTGCCGGCGCACGCCCCGTTCGACGTCGGCTCGGCGAACGGTGGCTGGCTGGGAGTCGTCTGGGGCATGCTCTACGGCCTGTTCATCTTCACCGGGTTCGAATCGGCGCAGAACCTGTCCGAAGAAACCCCGAACCCGCGGCGGTCGATTCCCCGCGCGATGCTGATCGTCGTCGGCCTGACCTCCGTCTACTACCTGATCGTCGCGTACGCCACGGTGATCGGCTTCGGCTCGGACGGCGGCGCGATCGCCCGGGACGCCGCACCGCTGCTGACCCTGGCCGCACCCGGGTCCTTCGGCGCGTCCTGGCTGGCCGACCTGCTGACCGTCATGCTCCTGTTCGACATCTTCTCGCTGACGGTGGCCACCTGCGTGTACGGCAGCCGCGGCCTGTTCGCCCTGGCCCGCGACGGCCGGTTGCCCGCCGCCTTCACCCGGGTGAGCCGGAAGCGCCGGATCCCGGTGCTCGGGACCGCGGTGCCGGTGGTCTGGATGGCCGTGCTGGTGATCGCCACGCACGTCACCGCGCCGCTGTTCTCCCCCGCCCAGGAGGGCGCCCCGGAATTCGTGCCCGTGTTCAGCTGGATCGGCGGCGCGCAGAGCCTGATCACCGTGATCATCTGGGGCATCCTCTGCCTGGGTGCCTTCGGCTGGTTGCGTCGTCGGGACAGCCGCCCCGCCGTGCTGGTCGCCGCGGCCGGCATCGCCGTGCTGGGTACCGGCGGCGCGCTGTTCGCGTCGCTCGACCACGCCGAGGCGTCGGTGTACGTCGCGCTCGCCCTCGTCATCGCCTACCTGATCTTTTCTTTTCTCCAGACCACCATCCAGCGTCGCCGTGGGCAGTTCACCCTTTCCACGGCCCGCCTCGCGAGCTCCGAAGAGCTGACGAACTGA
- a CDS encoding acyl-CoA dehydrogenase family protein, which produces MSRNTPSRDVGSVQPHNSGRAGEYPGEAGPESVGVVVGQDGTARKQLEALLAAARDLRPRLRAEQAATEERGFYSPEMHQAFVEAGFFRVLLPKKLGGFELGVEAFYQLISEVARGCPSSAWCLCLSAGRTLTLASYWPEQAQQEIFGEHGHLVSPMSTKPQKDVVITRENRGLRISGTWKYCSGSPYSTHFMAGFELPSAEDGEPVLHWAMIPRSAYTVLDDWGGIIGMRGSGSHGIHVTDALVPEHHVVAATGMSSASGETVGSQLYGNPVYGGPFMAFAEGEIAAIVAGLGLAALDEYEWIISTGKAPWGGDEILRSDHPVWQGKFGTALALVDSAAALSARGGQLYEEFARRSVTGQEPFSEERALRMNNLYLVAESQVWDAVEMMLRSAGTRHSADGARLQRYFRDMVAVRSVADQLDLFAISTTQAHLASAGR; this is translated from the coding sequence ATGTCACGCAACACGCCGAGCCGCGACGTCGGCAGCGTCCAGCCGCACAATTCCGGGCGAGCCGGGGAATATCCGGGCGAGGCCGGGCCGGAAAGCGTCGGCGTGGTCGTCGGCCAGGACGGAACCGCACGCAAACAGCTCGAAGCCCTGCTGGCCGCCGCGCGCGACCTGCGCCCCCGGCTGCGGGCGGAGCAGGCCGCGACCGAGGAGCGTGGGTTCTACTCACCGGAGATGCACCAGGCCTTCGTCGAAGCCGGCTTCTTCCGCGTACTGCTCCCGAAAAAGCTCGGCGGCTTCGAACTCGGTGTCGAGGCCTTCTACCAGCTGATCAGTGAGGTGGCCAGGGGTTGCCCGTCCAGCGCATGGTGCCTCTGCCTGTCCGCGGGGCGCACGCTCACCCTCGCGTCCTACTGGCCCGAACAGGCGCAGCAGGAGATCTTCGGCGAGCACGGCCACCTGGTCAGCCCGATGAGCACCAAACCGCAGAAGGACGTGGTGATCACCCGCGAGAACCGCGGCCTGCGCATCTCCGGCACCTGGAAGTACTGCTCCGGTTCCCCGTACTCCACCCACTTCATGGCCGGCTTCGAGCTGCCCTCGGCCGAGGACGGCGAGCCGGTGCTGCACTGGGCCATGATCCCGCGCTCGGCCTACACCGTGCTGGACGACTGGGGCGGGATCATCGGCATGCGCGGGAGCGGATCGCACGGAATCCACGTAACGGATGCCCTCGTGCCCGAGCACCACGTCGTCGCGGCGACCGGGATGTCCTCCGCCTCGGGCGAGACCGTCGGTTCTCAGCTGTACGGCAACCCTGTCTACGGCGGCCCGTTCATGGCCTTCGCGGAGGGGGAGATCGCCGCGATCGTGGCCGGCCTGGGGCTGGCCGCCCTCGACGAGTACGAGTGGATCATCAGCACCGGCAAGGCACCCTGGGGCGGCGACGAAATCCTGCGCAGCGACCACCCGGTCTGGCAGGGCAAGTTCGGGACCGCGCTCGCCCTGGTGGACTCGGCGGCCGCCCTGTCCGCGCGCGGCGGGCAGCTGTACGAGGAGTTCGCCCGGCGCTCGGTCACCGGGCAGGAACCGTTCAGCGAGGAACGGGCCCTGCGCATGAACAACCTGTACCTCGTCGCGGAGAGCCAGGTGTGGGACGCGGTCGAGATGATGCTGCGCTCGGCCGGCACCCGCCACTCCGCCGACGGTGCCCGGCTCCAGCGCTACTTCCGCGACATGGTGGCCGTCCGGTCCGTCGCGGACCAGCTCGACCTCTTCGCGATCTCCACCACGCAGGCCCACCTGGCGTCCGCCGGCAGGTGA
- a CDS encoding 3,4-dihydroxy-2-butanone-4-phosphate synthase, which produces MAAATEPGPDDTVRAAFATGRPAVLPDEHGALLALPAQSATPALLHFAIRHSSGLVHAAAPSAWLDRLRIPDQPVLAADHSGLSFTVAVDAAAGVGTGISARDRASTMRVIADPRAVPADLIRPGHVLPIRCADEGFLARPRVWERAVDLVASAGHSPVAMVCRLVDDEGQPLVGVPATRFAVEHGLPMLRRPSIRRPARS; this is translated from the coding sequence GTGGCGGCCGCGACCGAGCCGGGTCCGGACGACACCGTCCGCGCCGCCTTCGCGACCGGCCGCCCCGCGGTCCTCCCCGACGAGCACGGCGCACTGCTCGCCCTGCCGGCGCAGTCCGCGACACCCGCGCTCCTGCACTTCGCCATCCGGCATTCGTCCGGCCTGGTGCACGCCGCGGCGCCGTCGGCCTGGCTCGACCGGCTCCGGATTCCCGACCAGCCCGTGCTCGCCGCCGACCACAGCGGCCTCTCCTTCACCGTGGCCGTCGACGCGGCGGCCGGCGTCGGGACCGGCATCTCCGCGCGGGACCGCGCCTCGACGATGCGGGTGATCGCCGACCCCCGTGCTGTCCCGGCCGATCTGATCCGCCCCGGCCACGTGCTCCCGATCCGTTGCGCGGACGAAGGATTCCTTGCCCGCCCACGGGTCTGGGAACGAGCGGTCGACCTCGTCGCGTCAGCCGGCCACTCCCCCGTCGCGATGGTGTGCCGCCTCGTGGACGACGAGGGACAACCCCTCGTCGGCGTTCCGGCCACGCGATTCGCGGTCGAACACGGGCTCCCGATGCTCAGGCGGCCGTCAATTCGCCGTCCAGCGCGGTCATGA
- a CDS encoding LysR substrate-binding domain-containing protein: protein MELRQLRYFVAVAETCHFSRAAAGLHIAQPALSQAIRQLEHELGATLLIRTTRRVSLTAAGEFFLVEIRRILESLDAGVRGVRKIADGWGGLVRLGLTGTAAHTHLPRIARTIRHSLPSIALEIHADLLTPAQCDRLRDGTLDLAVLRPPVIGDGIVARTFETEALAVALPAGHPFAVRSSVGLGELGGEEFIMYAAADSVVNSAVVRACQSAGFTPRKAHTAQGTAVLLALVAAGLGLAVLPAGVRAVPFEGAVFRDLDDVEPVELALAWRRGDDNPALTAVMTALDGELTAA from the coding sequence ATGGAGCTACGGCAGCTGCGGTACTTCGTCGCGGTCGCGGAGACGTGTCACTTCAGCCGGGCGGCGGCTGGGCTGCACATCGCTCAGCCCGCCCTCTCGCAGGCCATCCGCCAGCTCGAGCATGAGCTGGGCGCGACGTTGCTGATCCGGACGACCCGTCGGGTCTCGCTCACCGCCGCCGGCGAGTTCTTCCTCGTGGAGATCCGCCGGATCCTCGAATCCCTGGACGCCGGTGTCCGCGGGGTCCGCAAGATCGCCGACGGCTGGGGCGGCCTGGTGCGGCTCGGCCTCACCGGCACCGCGGCCCACACCCACCTGCCCCGGATCGCGCGCACGATCCGGCACAGCCTCCCGTCGATCGCCCTCGAAATCCACGCCGACCTGTTGACGCCCGCCCAGTGCGACCGGCTGCGGGACGGCACGCTCGACCTGGCCGTGCTCCGGCCGCCGGTGATCGGGGACGGGATCGTCGCGCGGACGTTCGAAACGGAGGCCTTGGCCGTCGCGCTTCCGGCCGGCCACCCGTTCGCGGTGCGCTCGTCCGTCGGCCTCGGCGAGCTGGGCGGCGAAGAGTTCATCATGTACGCCGCGGCGGACTCGGTGGTCAACTCGGCCGTCGTGCGGGCCTGTCAGTCCGCCGGGTTCACGCCGCGGAAAGCGCACACGGCCCAGGGGACCGCGGTCCTGCTGGCGCTGGTGGCCGCGGGCCTCGGCTTGGCCGTACTGCCGGCGGGAGTGCGGGCCGTGCCGTTCGAGGGTGCGGTGTTCCGGGATCTCGACGACGTCGAACCGGTCGAACTGGCCCTCGCGTGGCGGCGGGGTGACGACAACCCGGCACTCACGGCCGTCATGACCGCGCTGGACGGCGAATTGACGGCCGCCTGA
- a CDS encoding APC family permease, producing MANAETPRTSLKRDAFGVPGILFFVLSAQAPLTSIVGAACLAIAMGNGAGAPGAYLAVGLVVILFSVGFTTITRHLDTRGGFFAVIRAGLGLRTGAGGSLLALLSYNAVQFAMYGLFGASLAGLFSRDAGFTSPWWAWSLAAIALVWFLGSRKVELGARVLAVLVAFELLLLVAFAVGVLASRGVGSLDVTGSFGPSAVLAGAPGVAIMFAIASMFGFESTAIYSGEAKDPKRTVPRATYIAVTVIAVFLAFVTWMLVAYYGAAQVQAQAAQDLGSDPALFALTPLNDVLGSWAGTAADALLCTSLFAGVLAFHNMITRYFHAMAGSRLFPAVLERTNRHQAPANASAAQSLAACVVIASFAVLGLDPVAKLFSWFSGLAVATLIVLYTLTSIAVIAYFRRHRVEAGVWATRIAPGLSTVLMLGILSLVLNNFGVLTGGDTVTVVLLLVTIPLSFAFGWGRVRGQAPALAPAEVA from the coding sequence ATGGCAAACGCGGAAACACCCCGAACCAGCCTCAAACGGGACGCTTTCGGCGTTCCCGGCATCCTGTTCTTCGTGCTGTCGGCCCAGGCGCCGTTGACCAGCATCGTCGGCGCGGCCTGCCTGGCGATCGCGATGGGCAACGGAGCCGGGGCACCGGGCGCCTATCTCGCCGTCGGCCTCGTGGTGATCCTCTTCTCCGTCGGGTTCACGACGATCACCCGCCACCTCGACACCCGCGGCGGCTTCTTCGCCGTCATCCGGGCCGGGCTCGGACTGCGCACCGGCGCCGGCGGCTCGCTGCTGGCCCTGCTTTCCTACAACGCCGTCCAGTTCGCGATGTACGGCCTCTTCGGCGCCAGCTTGGCCGGACTGTTCAGCCGGGACGCCGGGTTCACCTCGCCCTGGTGGGCATGGTCGCTCGCGGCGATCGCCCTGGTGTGGTTCCTCGGCTCGCGCAAGGTGGAACTCGGCGCCCGGGTCCTCGCCGTCCTCGTGGCATTCGAACTCCTCCTGCTCGTCGCGTTCGCGGTGGGCGTGCTCGCCTCCCGCGGGGTCGGCTCCCTCGACGTGACCGGCAGTTTCGGCCCGTCAGCCGTCCTGGCCGGCGCACCCGGGGTCGCGATCATGTTCGCGATCGCGTCCATGTTCGGTTTCGAGTCCACCGCGATCTACTCCGGCGAGGCCAAGGATCCGAAGAGGACGGTCCCGCGGGCCACCTACATCGCGGTCACCGTCATCGCGGTGTTCCTGGCGTTCGTCACGTGGATGCTGGTGGCCTACTACGGCGCGGCGCAGGTGCAGGCGCAAGCCGCCCAGGACCTGGGGAGCGATCCGGCCCTCTTCGCCTTGACCCCGCTCAACGACGTGCTGGGAAGCTGGGCGGGCACCGCCGCCGACGCCTTGCTCTGCACGTCGCTGTTCGCCGGGGTCCTGGCCTTCCACAACATGATCACCCGCTATTTCCACGCGATGGCCGGCAGCCGCCTCTTCCCCGCGGTTCTGGAGCGCACCAACCGCCACCAGGCACCGGCGAACGCTTCGGCCGCCCAGTCCCTGGCCGCGTGCGTGGTGATCGCGTCCTTCGCGGTTCTCGGCCTGGACCCGGTGGCGAAGCTGTTCAGCTGGTTCAGCGGCCTCGCCGTCGCCACCCTCATCGTGCTCTACACCCTCACGTCGATCGCCGTGATCGCCTACTTCCGGCGCCACCGGGTCGAAGCCGGCGTCTGGGCAACCAGGATCGCGCCGGGCCTCTCCACGGTCCTCATGCTCGGCATCCTCTCGTTGGTGCTGAACAACTTCGGCGTGCTCACCGGCGGTGACACCGTCACCGTCGTCCTCCTGCTCGTCACCATCCCGCTCAGTTTCGCTTTCGGCTGGGGCCGCGTCCGCGGCCAAGCGCCCGCGCTCGCCCCGGCCGAAGTCGCCTGA
- a CDS encoding primary-amine oxidase — MTLQTLPTTDVRPAGGARRPLAPLTEAEVRRTRAIVGDAGLITGHSRFSYVMLHEPAKADVLAWDGTRELPREVSLLLTDVDSLAISALVVDLSAGQVVSRTAIDPAVSGFGPCLDEDYELVDQLVKADPRWVAALAKRGVTDIAKVKTAPLSAGVFGYDDEVGTRMYRVLSMVQEHPGDSPWAHPIGGVIAHVDITRRRVLRVVETHVEHVPAESGDYLDRAFRGPERTDLKPISITQPEGVSFTVEDGVLRWQNWSVQLGFNGREGLTLHQLSYDDHGTERSILYRASIAEMVVNYGDPGPTHGWQNYFDLGEYQFGRLANSLELGCDCLGEITYLDAVVVDDLCAPVTIRNAICIHEEDYGVLWKHNDIYTGTSETRRQRRIVMSFFGTVGNYDYGFYWYLYLDGTIELEVKATGIPFPSGYDGQDPHFAELAPGLGAPVHQHLFSARLDFAVDGVRNHVDELDVTPVPMGEGNPWGNAIARTKTRLRTEQEARRPAANHLNRVWAISSDERRNRLGEPTSYVLYPEGQPALLADPASSIAARAAFARHHLWVTRYDRDQLWPAGYLVNQNPGRDGLPAYAADDRDVDGQDLVVWHTFGLTHFVRPEDWPIMPVDYTGFRLKPHGFFDRNPTLDVPDLNRGSCCAADEHGHH, encoded by the coding sequence ATGACCCTCCAGACGCTGCCCACCACCGACGTGCGGCCGGCCGGCGGCGCCCGCCGCCCGCTGGCGCCGCTGACCGAAGCCGAGGTCCGCCGGACCCGCGCGATCGTCGGCGACGCCGGGCTGATCACCGGACACAGCCGGTTCTCCTACGTCATGCTCCACGAGCCTGCCAAGGCCGACGTCCTGGCCTGGGACGGCACCCGCGAGCTGCCGCGTGAGGTGTCGCTGCTGCTGACCGATGTGGACAGTCTCGCGATCAGCGCGCTCGTCGTCGACCTGAGTGCCGGGCAGGTGGTCTCGCGGACCGCCATCGACCCCGCCGTCTCCGGGTTCGGCCCGTGCCTGGACGAGGACTACGAGCTCGTCGACCAGCTCGTCAAGGCCGATCCCCGCTGGGTCGCGGCGCTCGCCAAACGCGGGGTCACCGACATCGCCAAGGTGAAAACGGCACCGCTGTCGGCCGGCGTGTTCGGCTACGACGACGAAGTCGGCACCCGGATGTACCGGGTGCTCAGCATGGTCCAGGAGCATCCGGGCGACTCGCCGTGGGCGCATCCGATCGGCGGCGTCATCGCCCACGTCGACATCACCCGCCGCCGCGTCCTGCGCGTCGTGGAAACCCACGTCGAGCACGTCCCCGCGGAGTCCGGCGACTACCTCGACCGCGCGTTCCGCGGACCCGAGCGCACCGACCTCAAGCCCATCTCCATCACCCAGCCCGAAGGCGTCTCCTTCACCGTCGAAGACGGCGTCCTGCGCTGGCAGAACTGGTCGGTCCAGCTCGGCTTCAACGGGCGCGAAGGCCTGACCCTGCACCAGCTCTCCTACGACGACCACGGCACCGAGCGGTCGATCCTCTACCGCGCGTCGATCGCCGAAATGGTCGTCAACTACGGCGACCCTGGCCCGACCCACGGCTGGCAGAACTACTTCGACCTCGGCGAGTACCAGTTCGGCCGCCTCGCCAACTCCCTGGAACTCGGCTGCGACTGCCTGGGCGAGATCACCTACCTCGACGCGGTCGTCGTCGACGACCTCTGCGCACCGGTCACCATCCGCAACGCCATCTGCATCCACGAAGAGGACTACGGCGTCCTGTGGAAGCACAACGACATCTACACAGGGACCTCCGAAACCCGTCGCCAGCGCCGGATCGTGATGTCCTTCTTCGGCACCGTCGGCAACTACGACTACGGCTTCTACTGGTACCTCTACCTCGACGGCACCATCGAACTGGAGGTCAAGGCCACCGGCATCCCGTTCCCCTCCGGCTACGACGGGCAGGACCCGCACTTCGCCGAACTGGCCCCGGGGCTGGGCGCGCCGGTCCACCAGCACCTGTTCTCCGCCCGGCTCGACTTCGCGGTGGACGGCGTCCGCAACCACGTCGACGAACTCGACGTCACGCCGGTTCCCATGGGCGAAGGAAACCCCTGGGGCAATGCGATCGCGCGGACGAAGACCCGGCTGCGGACCGAACAGGAGGCCCGCCGCCCGGCGGCCAATCACCTCAACCGCGTGTGGGCGATCTCCAGCGACGAACGCCGCAACCGGCTGGGCGAACCGACCTCCTACGTCCTTTACCCAGAGGGTCAACCGGCGTTGCTCGCCGACCCGGCCTCGTCGATCGCCGCGCGGGCCGCGTTCGCCCGCCACCACCTGTGGGTGACCCGCTACGACCGCGATCAACTGTGGCCGGCGGGCTACCTCGTCAACCAGAACCCGGGCCGCGACGGCCTTCCCGCCTACGCCGCGGACGACCGCGACGTCGACGGCCAGGACCTCGTCGTCTGGCACACCTTCGGCTTGACGCACTTCGTCCGCCCCGAGGACTGGCCGATCATGCCCGTCGACTACACCGGCTTCAGGCTGAAGCCACACGGCTTCTTCGACCGGAACCCGACCCTCGACGTCCCCGACCTCAACCGCGGCAGCTGCTGTGCTGCCGATGAGCATGGGCACCACTGA
- a CDS encoding aldehyde dehydrogenase family protein: MTATTTAPTGLFLAGRWTAGGAGTLTTFNPSTGEPMEDVASASAEDVDTAVAAATKALRGDWAAVPPSQKGNLLTRLADLVERDAETLARLEALEIGVPFGFASGLFVPNLIGSLRYYAGWADKVNGEQVVNDGYFGAPTHAYTRREPVGVIAAIVPWNAPLMILGWKLAPALATGNTVIVKPAEDASLSILHLAKLVEEAGFPAGTVQVLPGVGGVVGEALAVHPGVHKVSFTGSTETGRRILRNSAGNFKRTTLELGGKSPQILFEDADLDAAIRGAAMGIFANQGQVCAAGTRIFVHRSIHDAVLDGLKAAAEAQVVGDPFEATTTMGPLVNRAQRDKVLGYVEKGKAEGAKLVTGGTTPDGPGFFVNPAVFAGTNDQVIAREEIFGPVGTVIPFDDDAEAVALANDNDYGLAATVWTTDLSRAHTVSAALQAGAVGVNGWSPLGPQLPWGGVKASGIGRELGYEGILANTEAKTVTIVL; this comes from the coding sequence ATGACCGCCACCACCACCGCCCCGACCGGCCTGTTCCTCGCCGGACGCTGGACCGCCGGCGGCGCCGGCACGCTCACCACCTTCAACCCGAGCACCGGCGAGCCCATGGAAGACGTCGCGTCGGCCAGCGCCGAAGACGTCGACACCGCCGTCGCGGCCGCGACGAAGGCGCTGCGCGGCGACTGGGCCGCGGTGCCGCCGTCGCAGAAGGGGAACCTGCTCACCAGGCTCGCCGACCTCGTCGAACGTGACGCCGAAACCCTCGCCCGGCTCGAAGCGCTCGAAATCGGGGTCCCGTTCGGCTTCGCGAGCGGGCTGTTCGTGCCCAACCTGATCGGCTCGCTGCGCTACTACGCCGGCTGGGCCGACAAGGTCAACGGCGAGCAGGTCGTCAACGACGGCTACTTCGGTGCCCCCACCCACGCCTACACGCGGCGCGAGCCCGTCGGCGTCATCGCCGCCATCGTCCCGTGGAACGCCCCGCTGATGATTCTCGGCTGGAAGCTCGCCCCGGCGCTGGCCACCGGCAACACGGTGATCGTCAAACCCGCCGAGGACGCGTCCCTGTCGATCCTGCACCTGGCCAAGCTGGTCGAGGAGGCCGGTTTCCCGGCCGGGACCGTGCAGGTGCTGCCGGGCGTCGGCGGGGTCGTCGGCGAAGCGCTCGCCGTGCACCCGGGGGTGCACAAGGTCAGCTTCACCGGTTCCACCGAGACGGGCCGCCGGATCCTGCGCAACTCCGCGGGCAACTTCAAGCGCACCACGCTCGAACTCGGCGGCAAGTCGCCGCAGATCCTCTTCGAGGACGCCGACCTCGACGCGGCGATCCGCGGCGCCGCGATGGGCATCTTCGCCAACCAGGGTCAGGTGTGCGCCGCCGGCACCCGCATCTTCGTCCACCGCTCGATCCACGACGCCGTGCTCGACGGGCTGAAGGCCGCCGCCGAAGCGCAGGTCGTCGGCGACCCGTTCGAAGCCACCACGACGATGGGACCGCTGGTCAACCGCGCTCAGCGGGACAAGGTCCTCGGCTACGTCGAGAAGGGCAAGGCCGAAGGCGCGAAGCTGGTCACCGGCGGCACGACGCCCGACGGTCCCGGCTTCTTCGTCAACCCCGCCGTGTTCGCCGGCACCAACGACCAGGTGATCGCCCGCGAAGAGATCTTCGGCCCGGTCGGGACGGTGATCCCGTTCGACGACGACGCCGAGGCCGTCGCGCTGGCCAACGACAACGACTACGGCCTCGCCGCCACTGTCTGGACCACCGACCTGAGCCGGGCTCACACCGTCTCCGCCGCGCTGCAGGCCGGCGCGGTCGGCGTGAACGGCTGGTCCCCGCTCGGCCCGCAGCTGCCCTGGGGCGGTGTGAAGGCCAGCGGGATCGGCCGTGAACTGGGTTACGAAGGCATTCTCGCCAACACCGAAGCCAAGACCGTCACGATCGTCTTGTGA